Genomic window (Nilaparvata lugens isolate BPH chromosome 7, ASM1435652v1, whole genome shotgun sequence):
ttgaaggaAGGATTCGCGTGATATGTGATGAATAACCTTAGAACATGATTGTTCTAACTTGTCGAACAAAATAGAGGACAgatgatatttttttaaatgttgatTTTGTAAGTttcattttgtatatttttaattaataaatcttGTTACTTATTAGTAATGTAAACGTAAGTAAATAGGGAATCATCCATTCTTATTCTCATATTTTGGGGACTCATGTGAGCAGTTTCCTATATTCGTATGTATGCTCATCTATATAATCTGCTAGAGTATAATAAGGCCTTGTTGTAGGGAAGTACTTGAGGAGTTTTCAAGCAAAAATGCCGTCGTCCTGGGTTGCATTATTATGGCTTTGAGTTATTTAGTTGGGCCTCTCAGCAGAGGTGGGCCCCCGAATAAGATGGCaagttttattttcagaaatcatttttctaattactttgaataatgtttttataatctCCCGATTCACTGTCGCACCCGTTACTATTGCAAGTTGCTTCAAACCACATAACTGAAACTTTAACTTCAGTGCTCTGGAGAATGAATAAAACTGGTCTTATATCTTAACAGCAAGGTATTTCGtcttataaaaacaaatacGGTAGCAgtataaatgagaaaaatataatagaaaatgTTATTCCATTACTAGCTTTTGAGAACTAATTTGGATGTTATTGGTAGGTACAAAAATACTAATATGTTTTATGTATAGGTACTAATAATGTACGACGAATCTGCGAAACTGTTACTGCACCATAACCATCTAATAGTAGATAGATCAACTACATTTTTGTCCCATTTCAATCGAATAATTTTTCTCTGTGAGTCAAGCAGTCATTATAATCTCAAAGAACATGAAAAGATTAAACTTCTATTTACTAATGTCATGAAAGATGCCGTTTTAATTGAACTTGAAGCATGctctattaattttttttgtcttTATAATAACTCTCAAGCcatgaatattgtattcaaaatatacaaagaaattattagatAAAATGTGATAATTGATAATCTTACATTCCATGCATTTGTCAACGATTGACTGAACCAAATTCTTCCATACTTCATTTTCTCCTAATTCATCTTCCAGTTTCTTCTTCAAAGCTTCCACGTTCAGCTTGCCATTTTCCTGTAACATTTGTTCaatcacaatttattatttttccaaagTTTTAATCTATTTAATCTGTTTTGTTGGGTTGATAGTgaatgaacggcacaatttgtgagactaccagcatcacacagctgcataggaaagaactacgtgaactatcggcttgggataacagtaaaagttgcgacataaatttcctataccatgggatatctacttacgctattgtttctctatggtaaaactgGGGTCCACCCCAGTCAATCTTCTCTATGTAGAACTgcaaaaataatatcatctttgaaaaaaaaatacaatttattcaatgatatgtAGGTATATTCAAGAAGATCAACCGTTTTTATCTTCTTTTGTTCTATTTAGCTAGTCTTGGTTATAGcaaactcaatttaaaaacacacaaaagtATTTAATTCTTGGTTGAAATTTTAGCACTTACCAGCATTCCAGTTTTGTTGAACAGACATTCATGAGCGCACTGCAACAGAATAAAAGTTCGATTATAGTCAACAATTCAAATTCCAATATTCGTCGTCTTCTGACTTCCACGGTATAGGCCTAGGCATGATTGATGATTGACTGTTCTGGTATTTAAAATagccatttgaaaattgaaattatctttataaTCGTGCTTAATTTTGAGATCACCTCTTCCTCGGTCTCCCAACGTCTCTCTAACCTGCTGGTTGTAATTAAGAGCTTTCACAGGGATTCTACCGTTTGGCATTTTGTCGAAGTGCGCTTTCCATCTACTTCAATTTTTTCCTTCATTCAGTGGCTCaaccttgaaatgaaaatgaaatgaaaaaaaatgaaaaaattgaaacctTGAGCTCCTCTTGAATGTCCTCAATTCGGAGAAGAACGAATCTTGTGCATCCCTTGCTAGTTTTCTTGCTATTTAACGCTTTCTATCCATCATTttctttttatcaattttaaagatTCTCATCAACTTCTCATATGATTGGCCAATATTGATTCAGTCCAAatctgaataaattataaagttAATAATGAATTGAGcccaattatttatgtagacAAAATTTTGtgtgaaattaaatttttattcacacaAAAACTATTCCTCACAAGATTAAAATAGGACATGCATTTACTTCCTAATTCAATTCTTTTTAAGCTGTTTTAACTAGGTATAGAAAGGTGAAAACCACTTTTATTTGCAATGTGATTGTGAACAAAATTGCATTAGGACGTAAATAGCTGAAAAATGATGATATGAATAGTTTTAGATTGAAGAAATcgaaaatagtaaaaataaatttactcACAGCGAAAATTGGTGGTTCATGTCCGGGAGCTGAAAAATACAGTAATGTTGATTGATATTATGCAATATTTCCATTTTAAAATAGCATCTTGTAAATCAATAGCCTTATCGATACGgtattgaaaatgtaattatcaACATTTCTCTACTATTATTTTTGGTATAGTAAATCAGTGGTCATTTTGTATGAGAGTTGGAAGAATAGCAACATTCCAGAACGTTATAGTCCCCAACTTGGCATCAACGTAATATTTTCCTTGATTATTACTTTGTTTTGCATAGGCTATGTTGAATCACGCTAAGCAAGGTTactgttgattttttttttaaatcaatattcaatttgtgTTAATTTATATGTCAAAACGTCTATAACTGGTTGCTGAAAAACGTAAATGTTTTGAGTTATAACTTAATTTGATTTCTCTGAGACcctataaattaattattcaaatttaactCTTCATATTTATTGTGTTGGCAGTTGTCAACTATATATAGTTGAAACATTATGTTAACATCTgtgaaaatagtatatttcgcacctagggtcgaaaattagacttttccggctcgaaatcggatttcaagtccgaggccgaaagaaagattgagagccggaaaaacatttttgcccgtggtgtgaacgctatttttcgccacacagaaaaataaacaataatatatatatatatatatatatatatatatatatatatatatataattgttcactaagcacttccgaaagcagaagtgaagtggaaggtcatagctctagcaaatctgaggtaattgaatatcaggaaattgtccaagtatttttattttttattcttttattctgatttgtctaaataacctaaaagattatgttcaattatgtgggaggttgagtttatacttttttattctttcaaatgacaataagatgatattattataaatgttttaattattaaataatgaacacaaataatgaaaagtttttgatcagctgttttttgatcacctttcttagttccatgttagcggctggaaagggtactcctgttctgacgtcagacgagagtcgtctgcaaacaatgtctttcagatctacgtagggactggaaaacagctgctttctgtgcagtgtggcgaaaacattaTTTCCATTTCTTTCTTGAAAGTTTCCATACTGGTTTTTAGAtagtaaggcccattgacggcttaaattatatactcAGGcaaggtggaacttccgtcagagactccccccccccaccaataaaagacataattaatattattattattatagtaatgatattctTTTGAAACAGGCAGCATTCTAAATAAAAGAAacaccaatgcttcccattcaatcaatgctgaccgTTGCAAGTGAAACTCACTTTAGTTGACGGAGTTTacttaaagttttataatagttTAGTTGACCCAAGTTAATCTTGTTAAAGAATCTATTCTAGTGAAACTAGCGATGATCTACTCACGTCCTCCGAAGCCGGGAGGTGGACCACGTCGACCGCCAGGTGGAGGGGGAGGAGGTGGTCCTCGAGCTCctggaggaggagggggaggtccGTGGTGACCGTGGGGtggtggaggagggggagggAAGATGCTGCTCAACTCCTCCAAGCAGCTCTCGAATTTGTCGTGTGCCGTTCGAAAGACGGGAGGCATGTCGCAGCATACACCATCCTACAATCGACAACATTAGTCAAATTGAAATTAGAgaaagaaagattgattgagtgctttattATGTATGCAGATTGCATTATAAATACTAGCTTATAAACTTATATATAATAGCTTGAAATACAGTTGTCGataaattcacataatataaaattgaataataattattgaactgtacatgatgagaaataaaaattcctttaaatttatattgttttgtatctacataaattggcgagGGTGGAGAGGGgcgagagagtgagaggaagaaGGGAGGGCATTTTCAAAggatttttctacaactgtatgaaattcataatattacgaataaaaataaatatagtcATGAAATCAACAACGTTCATGGAAGATGATGCTAGAATACAGTAAAAGAACTTGGAACTGTTAATTATTGATCAATCATGCAAATAATGAAGACATTGAAGAATGATCTTCAGAGTTTCCAGAGCAGGCGGAACATGATGTGAACGCTGAATGAAAGCACATCTTATAGATGTTATCATGGAAATTTAGGAGGCACTTTGGGACATTTTTATTGTAGGAACTTAAATGCCTTTTTGAATTCATGCAATTTCATTAGTGATTTACTAGTTTATagtaaaaaagtaacatttagTTTTTACTagtttatgaatattatttatacgtGGAAATTACTCTATTATAAATTTTCCGTCACCCTGCATCACTCAGTACATGGGTTAACACTTTACATTTCTCAATATAGTTATTATCAAATATCACACTATTAGCGCATTAGTTGTTATCATATATTAGCAGACTTGGCTACTGACCTGTAATAAGCCTTTAAAATCAGGGGTTTTCAAGAACcatctgaaaaatataactggagaactaataatttattgtgattgcaAATTGATgtgattaattaattgaatttatcaagTTAGGAGTTTAGAATCCAGGTCGTCTCTGCCGCACAACCGTCAGTAATGCGATTGTTCCAGCAGTAGAAATTAtcacattaataatattatgagttttattttgataatgatatgatgttttataatatgataattatgagaacaagataattaattattataattatctcaAAGAAATCGACTAATTAAAATGAGGACGCAACAAATAGAACATAAATGAGTTCACAACAAATAGGACATAGATGAGGATAAATAGCTGCTGTACATCGAaatgtgaataataaattggaTTTAAAATGATGGCATGACAATAATCAATAGGATAATAAAGTGGggacaaattaaataaatgaataatatcagTAACATATTCTTATAACGTACCTCATTGGGGCCTGGTCTTGGAGGACGGCATTCATCATCAGGTGGAGCTTGTCTTGTCAATCTATACTCATTCCTCCCATCTATGAAGACACCGGAAACAACCTGTACACCAAATTCATGATCTTATCCCATTCTTGCAATCGATCTTTGATAATATGTTTTACCTTGGTtttggaataattataattctcactcatggattgaaaattgtatttgtGATTTTTTGGGTCTACTCACTTCCCTCTTGATGTCTATTGAGCTTCTTAATATCAAGCTActtatttaattgaaagttcAATAATTCTTAATGAAACTAGAGCATGTTAGGGAAAACCAAATATTTCAAGATACAGCTTTCAATGGTTTCATCTTCTTTCTGTGAGTAGAAGAATTCAAGTAAAAGAACCAAGTAAATTATCATTCAAGTAAAAAATGCATTGTATTACATTGACTTTCTTCTCCAATTCATGGAATATTGAACTATCAGTAATTCACGGTACAGTATTTGACTAACTCTATTCTTGGAGTAAATTATGTAGCCTTTATTTGAATCGTAAGTACGTCACGGTTACAAGCTGATTTACTGAGTTGATTTGCTTTAGGAATATGGACATTTATGAGTGGTCTGTTAagtagatagattgataaataatgaaataataattcatctatCAGTAAACACATATCTTCaatacattacattatattattatgttgtttTCTCAACATTTTATCTCCAACAAATACAATATGCTAAGGAAAAATATCCTCAAGAGATTCATGAACGAAAACATTCACTTTCCGacgaatttaataataaacgCGAAAGAAAAAGTTTAAGgattatcctgttgattctctcctaatcattaatttgatttagTGATTGTAGAATCaaataaatatgtaataataataataaaaaggcttgaataaattaatgtataagatttatgaatcaatgaatgaatgttgAAACTCACCGCTGAGCCCAGAAGCGTGAATATCAAGTTTGTCGTATAAATTCCCATGTTCACTGGATGGAATCTCTCAACAAACTGTGTCATCGTTCAATATTTCACAGATTTTATAGACAACAATGATTTTCGGCCCGTATGTGTTGTAAACAAAGACTGGGAAAGTCGAACAAAGGCCCTCCAATTATTTTGATCGTGGTCCTTTCAGTGATTTTCCACTCAGTTTTGGGCTGCAGCCAATTACTCGCCCGTTTCACACAATTGTCAATGCCGGAAGCATCACAGGTCATGCATTAGATGTTgttaaaaatctaaaatttgcaaaaaattgaTTCCAATCGACCTCAGTCCTTCTCAAAATTGAACCAATTTGGATGTCAGTTGTTCTCAAATCACTATTCACTCTTCTATTATTCTTCTGCATGACTCAGGATAatcttgaatttaattaaaTAGTATAGGAACATATATATGCTGTTCAAGTATGGTAACAAAATACGGTAATAAGACACATATATCATTCATCCATGGCTGGTTGAGTTTTGcttggcaaataatttttgtcatCAAAATGTATCGTGCGGTATGTTATTATATGTTACATCACTtgttcaataacaataaaatctgTAATGATGGGAGCGCAGAAGTGAATGTTTCAGTTCAGGCTCGTACATATTATCGGTTAAATCGTTactattgattgaataaaagagAAATTAACTCAATAGGAAAAACAATTCAATGAATGAAAAGGcatatttcataaaatataatttaattatcaatgaattgaattgatttatcaatttgtaaATAGCGTTTTAGATAGCACACGTTGAAATTTATACGGTCTCAGAGGACGAATCATAAAATATTCTGTTCTCATAAATGTTTTTTCACATATTACAGgatcttgaaaacatttttttttaacaaaatcaACCCTTGAAAATCTATAAATCTAATCTcttaattctatagtctgaaaataaaaaaattaaaatcttcttggaataaaaaaattatgtagGTAACTATATCAATGGGAAGGAATCTTTCGGGTGATCCATTTCAGAATTGGTAGCAAATACATTCAATAATGCAATTTTCAAGGATGAAAATTCTTCAAGGTATTGTTCATCGAATGACATACTTTATTATTCCAAATATGAAGTatgataatatatgaatatgagtttcaaataataaccgaaaataactcaaattgggctattttattcaaaatgggACAAATTTCCCTTCTATTCTgagaaatcaaatttgaaataacaatttCTGTTATCCTTATTGTGAACAATATCTTTTAGAATGTATTCTCAGAATTCTACGAATATATACTACTTATTTTGAAATGGATCACCCCAAAGATTTCAACTTTTTATCTTGAAACTTGAACGGTATAAAGGTTTTTCTTGGAAATTTGTTCCATGGTAACTTGATAATATCCAAATGGAAATAATTCGAataatatcaccagtaaaatgttttcaaaagttTGGTGCACAAACATTGTATTTTACTTATTTAACATATTtaacttatatttttatcaaatcgtacagaacagaaatttttacacaGCTAAACCATAACTACTCCACTAGACATATGCTGAATTTTGGGTTTAATACACCTAGAGCTACCTTTACTTCGAACAATAACAACCCATTTCGTATTGCTGACCTACTTCATCGCAATCTTCCAATCACAATAAAAGAGGCTGAGGGATGCACTGTTGCTAACTACAAAAAGAAGATAGTCACATGGTTGCTTGGTATTGGTCGGGAGGCATCAGAAGCCCTCATAAACTCGCCCTATATGTAGATTCTGATTCAAACTCTGTTAACTCTGGTACTGTGATGCAGCACTCTGAACattataataagtaatttaAAAACTTTAGGAGATAGGTACTCCAACATAATACTAAGTCTTTAATAAAAGAAACCCACGACATCATGCTCtgcttatttaaaaaaaaatttatatttatttttctttatataacatatttccaatattgtaatagttaagtgagaataatattaaggtAGAATTCtgcagaattttttattttacagttattaTAGATAGGAATTCTTCCCCCCACACACGGACTAATAGTCTATGTGGGGGAATATTTATCtcctgaaaatatttgttattgaattgagatgtagatgttttattgatgtattttttgatggaaataaattgaattgaattgaatgaatattgcagttgattttgtat
Coding sequences:
- the LOC111060025 gene encoding protein CHUP1, chloroplastic; this encodes MTQFVERFHPVNMGIYTTNLIFTLLGSAVVSGVFIDGRNEYRLTRQAPPDDECRPPRPGPNEDGVCCDMPPVFRTAHDKFESCLEELSSIFPPPPPPPHGHHGPPPPPPGARGPPPPPPPGGRRGPPPGFGGPPGHEPPIFACAHECLFNKTGMLENGKLNVEALKKKLEDELGENEVWKNLVQSIVDKCMESKDAPSNEMCTSGSHELARCVLRDMFMNCPQEKWKESDDCSNMKMKLEKCPELVPPMAMRLPHPPMP